CAATTAAAATAACAAATGCTGCTGTATAGTCAACCGCTCTATTTTTTAAAGTTTGCGACATTGTCAGTACCTCCTTACCATATTCCGTCTTCGCCTAATCGACGAGTAAGAAAATTGGAGGTTACCAGGAATATTAGGCAAATAACAGACTGAAACAGGCCGACGGCTGCACCAACCGAAAAATTCGCAGATTGAATACCCACCCGATATACATAGGTGCTGATAACGTCGCCAAAATCCATGACAAGGTTGTTTTGAATGTTGAATGGGCGGTCGAAGTTAATAGCCATAATATTACCGAGCTGCAGGATCAGAAGGATCACAATGGTTGGTCTGATACCAGGCAGTGTAATATGCCATATTTTCCTGAATCTTCCCGCGCCATCTGCATCGGCAGCCTCATACAATTGCTTGTCAATTCCCGTCATAGCAGCAAGATACAAAATTGTCCCCCATCCTGCGTTCTGCCATACTCCAACTAAACAATAAGTTGCAACCCATGCATATTTGTTTGTGAGGAACGGTATCGGTTGCCCACCCATATGGCTAATTAAGGAGTTTAACATACCTGTGGGAGAAAGCAGCTGAGCAACAATTCCGCCGATAATAACCCAGGAAAGGAAATGCGGCAGATACAGTATGGTCTGGCTTGCCTTTTTGAACTTATTCCATGCCAGTTCATTTATTAAAATAGCCAAAATAATCGGCGCTGGAAATCCCACAAGCAAATCCAAACCGTTCAGCATCAAAGTGTTTCTAACAACCTGAAAAAATTGTGGCGATGAAAAAATTTGCTTGAATGTTTCAAAATTATTCCACGGACTCATGCTGACACCCTGGAAAATGTTGTAATCCTTAAAAGCAATCTGTATGCCATACATCGGTGCATATTTAAATGTCACTATGTAAGCAACAGGGACAAGCAGCATAAGGTAAAGCATATAATCAAATTTTAAATAGTAAAACAATCCTTTCTTTTTTTGCAGCGGTACTCCAACGCTATCCTTTTTATCCAGAGCAACACTACTATTCATTGCTTGCATAAACTACAACCTCCATTTTACTGGTTTCTCAGCTTGCTAAGAGCGTAAGTATCATAAACCCACTGTCTACCGGCACTGTGACAGCGGTTACAAAAACATCATGGAGGTGGATGCATAAACCTTCCAGGGTGCGGAAATTTTCGCCTTTTCCCCTTGGAATATAAGCTGCTGTTCCTCCCCATGATGCACGACAGAGCTTGTTCGATATCGCTGTCCGGCAATGCAAGGTAGGCTACTTTATCATTGTCTTTCACTCCTTGAGATTTATTTAAAAAACTTGGCGTGCTTCTGTTTTAAACTTTCTTTTTCAACCAAGACCAGCTCCAAATGATCCCTTAGCATTTTTTCCGCTTGGTCGGGGTCCTTCTCCTTGATGGCGCGAACAATTCCATGATGCTGGGCAAGTATGATTTTCCAGTCGGAATCGGAAGCAAGCCGTAAAATCCGGATGCGGTTGTCATGCGTCGCCATTTGTTGAATAAGTCCCCACGTACGGTCCCGGCCGCAGCCGATCATAATCGATTTGTGAAACTCTTCATCGAGCTCAAACAGACGCCCATAATTCTGTTCGGATTCGCACAGTTCTTGCAGCGAGACAAGATTTTGCAGATGAAGCACCTGTTCCTTGTCGAGCAGTTCGCATGCTTCCCGAACAACGGCGGATTCCAAGGTTTTTCTGATAAACCGGGATTCTTCCGCATGCTGCAAATCGATAAGCGATATGATGGAGCCCTTCTGAGGAGTGGTTTCGATTAATTCCTCCTGAGTGAGTTTAACCAATGCTTCACGAATCGGCGTCCTGCTCACCTGGAGCATTTCGACCAGTTCTTTTTCCAAGATAAACCGCCCCGGCTCGAGTCGCAGCTCCATAATGTTTTTCTTCAAAGTTTCGTAAACGAAATCCCGGACGAGTCCTCTTTTGTCTCTTGAAACGTCAATCCGAATACTCATAAGATTCCTCCAGCACGACGAGCCGCCATACATTCTTTAAGTGCTTGCAAAATCGCTTGCAAAAATTAGGATGACTAGTTACACTAGTATACCAGTTAGATGAGTGAGCCGGATCGATTATTAAGCTTAACCGGCCGCCCTCTTTCCATGGATTCGGCCCGTGATAATACTAACATACCACCAATACAACAAGGTTGACGATGCGCTAATCGTGAAAAACATTACCCATTTCTTGCATTCCCTCCCATTTGAAAGCGCTGTATAATGGGTATGGAATAGTTCGGAGAACAAGGAGGACGTATACTATGTCTGAAATGATCGTCGATTCCGTTGAAATAGGCAGGCTTCCCGACGTTCGAATGTCCTTTCATCTGATGGGGATGCATATTCGCGAAGTGGGTTCCCGGTGGACATATCCATCCCATGAACATCCTATATACGAGCTTCATTGGATGGTCGAAGGGGACATGAAGATGATCGTCGAGGGGCAGATTTACGATCAAAAAAAGGGAGATCTGCTTTTCATACGTCCGGGAATCATCCATTCGTGCAAGTCGGCAGGCTCTCGTGGTTTCACTTATTTTTGCGTGCACTTCAGTGTAGCCGATCCCGCTTTCTCCAAAGAGCTGGAGCGCCATCAAGCCGCCTGCTACGAAGCCTCCTCTCCCCTTGTCAAAGAGTTGACTCCCTTCCTAACGGACTTATGCAATCTTGCGGTTGAAAACAAGAGTCGATCGCTTTCCGCCGCAAAAAGCATGAAGGTGTACGCAGCCGTGTTTGGGCTTTTGGGAACGTTGGTGGAACATCTGTCTCAAACTGACAACGTCGTGCTTACGAAGAAGGAATTACTGGCCAGCCGCATCGCCGAATATATTGAGGCTTCGATCCGCAGCAACCTGCTTCATGGCCAATTGGAAGACAGCGAAAGAAAATTCGTCCAAGATATAGCCGAATCCTTAAAATTAAGTCCATCCCAGGTGAACCGGATATTTCAACAGGTTTACGGGAAGGCTCCCCGCAAATATATGTCGGAAATTTTGTTAAGCGAAGCCCGGCGCCTGCTGCTTCAGACGGACTTGTCCATAGATCATATCGCCATGATCCTCCGGTATAAATCAAGCGCCCACTTCAGCCGCCAGTTTAAGCGCTGGACCGCCATGACCCCAAGCGAGTGCAGAAGCAGCGCAGAGCGTGGTAGCCCAAACGAATCGAGTAGGAGGGGGTGACTAACTCCCTTCTCCGGGTAGAGAGGTACACCCAACCGATGGCCCCAATCCCAAAGAACCCGGCGTACGGTTTTCCCGCGCCGGGCTCTTCAGAAATGGCTTTTACAGCATTTCGTGTGTCTTTATCCGATCAAGCGGAATGAAGCTTTTCGGTCGATTATTCAGCGTTTTTGCTTATAAAACTCATGGTACAGCTTCATCAGCGCGCGCTTCTCGATCCGTGACACGTACGAGCGCGAGATGCCCAGCTCCTTCGCGATCTCCCGCTGCGTCCGCTCCTCGCCGCCGGCCTCGAGGCCGAATCGGCCGACGACGACCTCCCGTTCCCGTTCGTCCAATATATCCAAATTACGGTAAATTTTGCTTTTCTCGATCTTCAGCTGCACTTTATCTACAACATCGTCGGCCTCCGTACCGAGAATATCGATGAGCGTGATTTCATTGCCCTCCTTGTCGGTCCCGATGGGGTCGTGCAAAGAGACGTCCTTGCGTGTTTTTTTGAGCGAACGCAAATGCATGAGAATTTCGTTCTCGATACAACGTGCCGCGAACGTTGCAAGCTTCGTGCCTTTATCCGGCGAAAACGATTCGATCGCTTTGATCAAGCCAATAGTACCGATGGAGATGAGGTCTTCCAGATCCTCACCGGTATTGTCGAATTTTTTGACGATGTGGGCCACGAGACGCAGATTATGCTCGATGAGCAAATTTCTCGAATGCTGATTGCCTTGGGCCATTAACCTCAAATGCTTTTCTTCTTCATCTTCGGCGAGCGGTTGGGGAAAAGCATTGTTTTTTACATATGAAACCAGCAGCATTAATTCTTTAATGAACAGTGCTATCGCGGAAAATAATCCAGGCACGTCAGCCACCCCCATGATGAGATTAGTATCATCTTATGTGGGCCCGTGCCTAACCGTGCATGTACAGCTTAAAAATACTAACTCTCCGCAGGACGGAGAGATAGACGATTTCCTGGATCGAAGCAGCCGGCAAAAAAGCCATGCCCCATCTCTGCTGGCAGAGAAGGCATGGCTTTTGATCGCATTCATTCCGGAGGGTATTTCGGCCGCGGAACGAGCCTAATCCCGAATCTCAACAATCAGCTCGATTTCCACCGGCGTATGAAAAGGCAGATCGCTCGTGCCGATGGCGGATCTGGCGTGCCGCCCGCTCTCGCCGAAAACGTCGATCAGCAAATTGGACGCGCCGTTCATGACGTAAGGCTGATCGGCGAAGCCGGGCGCGCTGTTGACGAAGCCGAGCAGCTTGACGATTTTCACGACGCGGTCGAGGTCGCCGAGGTAGCTCTTCATGACGGCAAGACAATTGATGATCACCTGCCGCGCCGCCTGCTGCCCCTGCTCGATCGTCAGATCGCTGCCGAGCTTGCCTTCGTACATGAGGACGCCGTCGATGCGGCAGTCCTGGCCGGACAAGTACAGCAGATTGCCGGTCCGGTTGCACGGAATATAGGAGAAACGAGGCTCTCCCACGGGGGGCAGCTCGATGTTCAGTTCTTTCAGACGCGCTTCAATTTTGGACATGTGAACCGACTCCTTTAGATCGTGGTTAGTATAAAAATCACCGAGGATGATGTCCCGAGCCCGAGCCGCAGCTGCACAGGCCGGCGCGCAGGAGCATACCTTCTCGCGCCGTCGTATGTACGCCTGCGTCCAGCGTCAAATTCCCGCCGACGATGACATGGGAGATGCCCTCCGGATATTGCCGCGGCTCCTGATAAGTG
The window above is part of the Paenibacillus hamazuiensis genome. Proteins encoded here:
- a CDS encoding ABC transporter permease, translated to MQAMNSSVALDKKDSVGVPLQKKKGLFYYLKFDYMLYLMLLVPVAYIVTFKYAPMYGIQIAFKDYNIFQGVSMSPWNNFETFKQIFSSPQFFQVVRNTLMLNGLDLLVGFPAPIILAILINELAWNKFKKASQTILYLPHFLSWVIIGGIVAQLLSPTGMLNSLISHMGGQPIPFLTNKYAWVATYCLVGVWQNAGWGTILYLAAMTGIDKQLYEAADADGAGRFRKIWHITLPGIRPTIVILLILQLGNIMAINFDRPFNIQNNLVMDFGDVISTYVYRVGIQSANFSVGAAVGLFQSVICLIFLVTSNFLTRRLGEDGIW
- a CDS encoding GntR family transcriptional regulator; the encoded protein is MSIRIDVSRDKRGLVRDFVYETLKKNIMELRLEPGRFILEKELVEMLQVSRTPIREALVKLTQEELIETTPQKGSIISLIDLQHAEESRFIRKTLESAVVREACELLDKEQVLHLQNLVSLQELCESEQNYGRLFELDEEFHKSIMIGCGRDRTWGLIQQMATHDNRIRILRLASDSDWKIILAQHHGIVRAIKEKDPDQAEKMLRDHLELVLVEKESLKQKHAKFFK
- a CDS encoding helix-turn-helix domain-containing protein; translation: MSEMIVDSVEIGRLPDVRMSFHLMGMHIREVGSRWTYPSHEHPIYELHWMVEGDMKMIVEGQIYDQKKGDLLFIRPGIIHSCKSAGSRGFTYFCVHFSVADPAFSKELERHQAACYEASSPLVKELTPFLTDLCNLAVENKSRSLSAAKSMKVYAAVFGLLGTLVEHLSQTDNVVLTKKELLASRIAEYIEASIRSNLLHGQLEDSERKFVQDIAESLKLSPSQVNRIFQQVYGKAPRKYMSEILLSEARRLLLQTDLSIDHIAMILRYKSSAHFSRQFKRWTAMTPSECRSSAERGSPNESSRRG
- the sigK gene encoding RNA polymerase sporulation sigma factor SigK; amino-acid sequence: MPGLFSAIALFIKELMLLVSYVKNNAFPQPLAEDEEEKHLRLMAQGNQHSRNLLIEHNLRLVAHIVKKFDNTGEDLEDLISIGTIGLIKAIESFSPDKGTKLATFAARCIENEILMHLRSLKKTRKDVSLHDPIGTDKEGNEITLIDILGTEADDVVDKVQLKIEKSKIYRNLDILDEREREVVVGRFGLEAGGEERTQREIAKELGISRSYVSRIEKRALMKLYHEFYKQKR
- a CDS encoding RidA family protein, encoding MSKIEARLKELNIELPPVGEPRFSYIPCNRTGNLLYLSGQDCRIDGVLMYEGKLGSDLTIEQGQQAARQVIINCLAVMKSYLGDLDRVVKIVKLLGFVNSAPGFADQPYVMNGASNLLIDVFGESGRHARSAIGTSDLPFHTPVEIELIVEIRD